A part of Aegilops tauschii subsp. strangulata cultivar AL8/78 chromosome 2, Aet v6.0, whole genome shotgun sequence genomic DNA contains:
- the LOC109761156 gene encoding uncharacterized protein, translated as MTTAGSPTPPTPVTVTIVGSPTPPAPVTSVAPTTVVFTPEEVTSILRDLVAAVQGIHLYLAGPHAPPPAATTAAYGHPALPWPSQGAPAIGGPPLLPFQAGHPSGPPPTLLRLPWYSVPAAIAGAPLSLQLPHAPAPSWPQWPAPVLAAPPVPPAPAPAPQWPAPAPAAPTASVQLPPPPPSSGLGLSTPGGLPIQQVRFPPSPSPIPAWLTGTSPPQVYTEAGDPPVPTLQSGASSGSAGAYDGLPTVDRAPSSSLLRTAEPVGHGAPTQTPPRFAKIDFATYDGTVDLLNWLNQCEQFFRGQRTLASERTWLASYHLRGAAQTWYYALEQDEGSMPPWERFRELCLLRFGPPIRGSRLAELGRLPFTSTVQDFADHFQALACHASGVTAQQRADLFVGGLPDHIRVDVELRGPQDLQTAMYYARAFERRAAAVQQESPSRATGSLP; from the coding sequence ATGACCACCGCCGGTTCCCCAACGCCGCCGACCCCGGTCACCGTCACCATCGTCGGTTCCCCCACGCCGCCGGCACCGGTCACCTCCGTTGCGCCGACAACCGTCGTTTTCACGCCTGAAGAAGTCACTAGCATCTTGCGGGATCTCGTGGCGGCCGTCCAGGGCATCCATCTGTACCTGGCCGGACCGCACGCACCTCCGCCGGCTGCGACTACCGCCGCCTACGGCCACCCCGCGCTGCCGTGGCCGTCCCAGGGCGCGCCTGCAATTGGCGGGCCACCGCTGCTGCCGTTCCAGGCGGGGCACCCCAGCGGGCCACCTCCGACGCTGCTGCGCCTGCCCTGGTACTCGGTACCCGCGGCGATCGCCGGGGCCCCTCTATCGCTCCAGCTGCCGCACGCCCCAGCACCGTCCTGGCCGCAGTGGCCCGCGCCGGTTCTCGCGGCGCCACCCGTGCCTCCCGCGCCCGCCCCAGCGCCGCAGTGGCCCGCGCCGGCCCCAGCCGCGCCAACCGCGTCGGTCCAgctcccaccgccgccgcccagcTCCGGACTGGGCCTGTCCACACCGGGAGGCCTCCCGATCCAGCAGGTTCGGTTTCCGCCGTCACCGTCCCCGATCCCGGCCTGGCTAACCGGGACGTCGCCACCGCAAGTTTACACGGAGGCCGGGGACCCACCAGTACCCACGCTGCAGTCTGGGGCCTCGTCCGGCTCCGCGGGGGCCTACGACGGCCTCCCCACCGTTGACCGGGCGCCGTCATCATCACTGCTCCGCACCGCCGAGCCGGTCGGCCATGGCGCGCCGACCCAGACGCCGCCACGGTTCGCCAAGATCGACTTCGCCACTTATGACGGCACGGTGGACCTGCTTAACTGGCTCAACCAGTGTGAGCAGTTTTTCCGTGGACAGCGCACGCTCGCGTCGGAGCGCACTTGGCTGGCATCCTACCACCTTCGCGGAGCAGCCCAAACCTGGTACTACGccctcgagcaggacgagggcAGCATGCCCCCTTGGGAGCGCTTCCGCGAGCTCTGCCTTCTTCGTTTTGGGCCCCCGATACGCGGGAGCCGCCTGGCGGAGCTAGGCCGCCTTCCCTTCACCTCCACGGTTCAGGACTTCGCCGACCATTTCCAGGCCCTGGCATGCCACGCGTCGGGCGTGACAGCACAGCAGCGGGCCGACCTCTTTGTCGGTGGACTTCCGGATCACATCCGCGTGGACGTGGAGCTTCGGGGACCCCAGGATCTCCAGACGGCCATGTACTACGCCCGCGCGTTCGAGCGCCGCGCGGCGGCCGTCCAGCAGGAGTCACCGTCCCGGGCCACTGGGTCGCTACCCTGA
- the LOC109761157 gene encoding GEM-like protein 1, whose translation MDSKPEAHAAAAYPRMSPADLAPPPPPVVAPAGSNPYVLSSPSSGPPAKSTRENLREMFGSVGKRFSEAARKTEGIAGDVWQHLKTGPSITDAAMGRIAQISKVISEGGYDKIFQQTFECLPDEKLKKAYACYLSTSHGPIMGVLYVSTAKLAFCSDSPVAYVTEDNQTASAIYKIVVPVPHLRSVTPTASQQNPAERYIQVVSVDNHDFWFMGFVNYDSAVKCLQDAARGGA comes from the exons ATGGACTCCAAGCCCGAAGCCCACGCGGCCGCGGCGTACCCGCGCATGTCCCCGGCGgacctcgcgccgccgccgccgccggtcgtGGCGCCCGCGGGCTCCAACCCCTACGTGCTGTCGTCGCCCTCCTCCGGACCGCCCGCCAAGA GCACCAGGGAGAATCTCAGGGAGATGTTCGGCTCGGTGGGGAAGAGGTTCAGCGAGGCCGCGCGCAAGACCGAGGGCATCGCCGGCGACGTCTGGCAGCACT TGAAAACCGGGCCTAGCATTACGGATGCTGCAATGGGGAGGATCGCTCAGATATCCAAGGTCATATCGGAAGGGGGGTACGACAAGATATTCCAGCAGACGTTCGAGTGCTTGCCTGATGAGAAGCTCAAGAAGGCCTACGCGTGCTACCTCTCGACCTCTCATGGTCCGATAATGGGCGTCTTGTACGTCTCGACCGCCAAGCTTGCATTCTGTAGTGACAGCCCCGTGGCATATGTCACCGAGGATAATCAGACCGCGTCAGCCATTTACAAG ATAGTTGTACCTGTACCTCACCTGAGATCAGTCACTCCTACCGCAAGTCAACAGAACCCTGCGGAGAGGTACATCCAGGTCGTTTCTGTCGATAACCATGACTTCTGGTTCATGGGCTTCGTGAACTATGACAGCGCTGTGAAGTGTCTCCAGGATGCTGCTCGTGGTGGCGCCTAG